Proteins from a single region of Trichoderma asperellum chromosome 3, complete sequence:
- a CDS encoding uncharacterized protein (SECRETED:SignalP(1-23)~EggNog:ENOG41) encodes MLFNQLIPIFAAAVQALPQPASASCRDIQIPITVSTPRFILTTSLQDDWDAAALTLNLTRRDSGKAADPLPISGSTSASVKSTYTVGATLCGHGGPTLVLTHGIIESKLYWRPNFPGSEKYNFVDAAIAQGYSVLSYDRIGVGSSPKVNAFTDAQFQVEVAVLEGLVNYAKTKANASKIALVGHSYGSYISSAAATHIAIDGLVLTGFSGTFEFFPPFVAGAGLRVAKLQNPARWGKLDSGYFTSSDLFAETYIYYAAPHFEHSVAEWSYNVASEPFAVGELPSLLATTIDYCKIKAPVLVLQGQFDVSACGGNCIGVVNGTKDIFTGAKVLEYVDNLPSGHNLNFHKVAPQAFQKIFNFLKAQGV; translated from the exons ATGCTCTTCAACCAACTAATTCCCATTTTCGCTGCGGCGGTTCAAGCACTACCCCAGCCAGCTTCAGCCAGTTGCCGAGATATTCAGATCCCAATTACCGTTTCAACCCCTCGGTTCATTTTGACAACGTCGCTCCAAGATGATTgggatgctgctgcactaACTCTCAATTTGACTCGCCGAGATTCGGGTAAAGCGGCCGACCCTCTTCCCATTAGTGGATCCACATCGGCTTCTGTGAAGAGTACTTACACCGTGGGTGCGACATTGTGTGGCCATGGAGGACCGACGCTGGTACTTACACATGGAATCATTGAATCGAAGCT TTACTGGCGACCCAACTTTCCAGGCAGTGAGAAATACAActttgttgatgctgctattGCCCAGGGATATTCAGTCCTCAGCTACGATCGCATCGGTGTTGGATCATCACCAAA AGTAAACGCGTTCACAGACGCACAATTCCAGGTCGAAGTTGCCGTGCTAGAGGGTCTCGTTAATTACGCCAAAACCAAAGCCAACGCTAGCAAGATTGCCCTTGTCGGCCACAGTTATGGCTCCTACATCTCCTCCGCAGCAGCCACTCATATCGCCATCGATGGTCTCGTATTGACTGGTTTCAGTGGAACTTTTGAATTCTTCCCCCCTTTCGTTGCAGGTGCCGGCTTGCGCGTTGCTAAGCTACAGAACCCTGCGCGGTGGGGAAAGCTAGATTCTGGATACTTCACCAGCTCGGATTTGTTCGCCGAGACCTATATCTACTATGCAGCTCCGCACTTCGAGCACAGCGTTGCTGAATGGAGTTATAATGTTGCCAGCGAGCCGTTTGCAGTTGGCGAGCTTCCCTCGCTGCTGGCTACTACGATTGACTACTGTAAAATTAAGGCACCTGTCTTGGTTCTCCAAGGCCAGTTTGACGTCTCTGCCTGCGGCGGAAACTGCATCGGTGTTGTAAATGGCACAAAGGATATATTCACCGGTGCCAAAGTCCTTGAATATGTTGACAATTTGCCATCAGG TCACAATCTCAACTTTCACAAGGTTGCACCACAGGCATTCCAAAAAATCTTCAACTTCTTGAAGGCCCAGGGTGTTTGA
- a CDS encoding uncharacterized protein (EggNog:ENOG41) has protein sequence MSCRIPPDFVRDMQRDPNGGSTHLGRDGVLRTLSTEYQVVDARALNPDQIKQVLDFLPSVIDKEGFDGVDGTKVPEEQWYNPADGILPQKPTDEEREARRKAIKEANEARMRDKNTV, from the exons ATGAGCTGCCGA ATTCCCCCGGATTTCGTTCGAGATATGCAGCGCGACCCCAATGGGGGTAGCACGCACCTTGGCAGAGACGGTGTGCTTCGTACATTATCTACTGAATATCAGGTTGTCGATGCCAGGGCATTGAACCCAGATCAGATCAAACAAGTGTTAGATTTTTTACCCAGCGTTATAGATAAAGAAGGATTTGATGGTGTCGATGGCACCAAAGTGCCAGAGGAACAATGGTACAACCCGGCAGATGGAATCTTGCCCCAAAAGCCGACCGATGAGGAGCGAGAAGCGCGAAGAAAGGCGATAAAAGAAGCGAATGAGGCACGTATGCGTGACAAAAATACTGTATGA
- a CDS encoding uncharacterized protein (TransMembrane:7 (o6-22i34-51o63-83i95-113o119-139i151-169o181-202i)) has translation MPLNVFRIAADFSHLASILILLRKMVQLNSCSGISFKSQGLYLLVYLTRYLDLFSTESYYNIVFKILFISSQGYIIYLMTNAYKPTNDVNTDTFRVQYLLGAAAALALIFPYHYTPSEILWAFSIWLESVAILPQLFMLQRTGEAETITANYLFALGIYRALYIPNWIYRYIAEPKHKVDWIAIVAGIIQTILYSDFFYIYYNKVLKGKKFKLPV, from the exons ATGCCGCTAAACGTCTTTCGCATCGCCG CGGATTTCTCGCATTTAGCGAGTATCCTCATCCTGCTGCGCAAGATGGTGCAGCTCAAC AGCTGCTCGGGCATCTCTTTCAAGTCGCAGGGGCTGTATCTGCTGGTCTACCTTACCAGATACCTCG ATCTCTTTTCGACGGAGAGCTACTACAACATCGTCTTCAAGATCCTCTTCATAAGCTCGCAAGGGTACATCATCTACCTCATGACCAACGCTTACAAGCCTACAAACGACGTCAACACCGATACGTTCCGTGTGCAGTACCTCCTCGgcgccgccgctgctctcgCCCTCATCTTCCCTTACCACTACACCCCGTCCGAAATCCTATGGGCCTTTTCCATTTGGCTGGAATCTGTGGCCATTCTCCCGCAGCTGTTCATGCTGCAGCGCACAGGCGAGGCCGAGACCATCACTGCCAACTACCTGTTCGCTCTCGGAATCTACCGCGCGCTTTACATTCCCAACTGGATCTACCGCTACATCGCGGAACCCAAGCATAAGGTTGACTGGATCGCCATTGTCGCTGGTATCATTCAGACCATTCTGTACAGCGACTTTTTCTACATTTATTACAACAAGGTcctcaagggcaagaagtTTAAGCTGCCTGTCTAA
- a CDS encoding uncharacterized protein (BUSCO:EOG092D44X0), which yields MDGDAPENVEKQVAPENGLSDSVPEPIAPAPDLSKLPTRKDVSLREFLNKIDDYAPIIPDAVTHYYMTKAGLPPPPQTDPRLARLLALATQKFIADVAADAYQYSRIRASSNTNNPMGTLGAAAGFPIPGQQSGQPSSKEQGKGGPLGIQRPGFGGGGQGGSQNRTVLTMEDLGMAVGEYGVNVKRSEFYR from the exons ATGGACGGCGACGCACCGGAAAATGTCGAAAAGCAGGTTGCCCCCGAAAACGGGCTGAGCGACTCTGTCCCTGAGCCCATCGCCCCGGCGCCAGATCTGAGCAAGCTTCCCACGCGAAAGGACGTTTCTCTTCGCGAATTTCTCAACAAGATTGACGATTATGCCCCTATA ATCCCCGACGCAGTGACGCACTACTACATGACCAAAGCCGGCCTCCCCCCTCCGCCGCAAACCGACCCTCGCCTCGCTCGTCTGCTCGCGCTCGCCACGCAAAAGTTCATCGCCGACGTCGCGGCCGACGCGTACCAGTACAGCCGCATCCGCGCGTCAAGCAACACAAACAACCCGATGGGCACTCTGGGCGCGGCCGCTGGTTTCCCCATCCCGGGACAGCAGTCAGGCCAGCCGAGCAGCAAAGAGCAGGGCAAGGGAGGGCCGTTGGGAATTCAGCGACCTGGTTTCGGTGGCGGTGGTCAAGGAGGAAGCCAAAACAGGACGGTGCTGACGATGGAGGATCTGGGCATGGCGGTTGGCGAGTATGGAGTCAACGTCAAGAGAAGCGAATTTTaccgatga
- a CDS encoding uncharacterized protein (EggNog:ENOG41) — protein sequence MPLRNDQRIPSGTPRPLVPGETRLYSYFEPSLTDGLHYIKVSQIIEAPADPNESDQNTQKDATEATEQAFIAVASQFSLQPGAVDSVFPTPGTRAEHTILPHIVLTDPHLPWNRSPSIVHLPPHKDKETDQSRTTWLALMVFSVEELQMDKPDIDNVMRYLPENLKREQSETGALRMIARDMPKLNGVINATAFNNTLDAKEATETTDVVVLPGQLFKALFTEPGGDASKLNVASYKHMAHVRHIATDGMANAGSKDGDALFSIVISRRTGPIDSDLPTLMAVHLLSLVFDENMPFSTANDRVAMTSLHSWTYTCLPSKNVAGTSDLLTNLGQNLNILRTGDNVKPFASGDDSRDVSLADIIEARQVEGYTLLRSRTVTGEVTAALFRGPLVPRRVERPLRDGLTMQSNCGSDLAILDKKLGLMNKTYSSAWQLGKTLALADERFCFALSRLRNAVRGRGLDRSKHEIHAPFGDDGYGPPSKTADSMVELVKGLCDINANQHASRDPEISLARNRRCQQDGEEISLNSIDMLSQNSTHISSRISSHSNAEALMFATSDKKGVMYNEHTITASPDYVYIYSWILDKVHLANVPAQYLIPDPSFLPQETLRFFFIDDNWIDALIDGALSLANHWGHGTDRDEPRNAIKLAINECLRTPDESLGGWHVPLPRYGLLLRSQLLVQLPDITVEAAFSETRSEPISKSGDEFRVQAPENTPPKQPILVQKRLAPDTMYCLFDAAPPDLRRVIFRMPPHQQCFKIGQILTNKKLTVPWKKLYTTTERPSTAQPGDTLGSTDFDPTGKPAPIFDWNLRTLNPECFATFLVDHEREGREKEFSDEEPTSAVLGLQLSNPIFELDIDDISSK from the coding sequence ATGCCTCTTCGAAATGACCAGCGCATCCCCTCTGGGACCCCTCGCCCACTGGTTCCAGGAGAAACCCGTCTCTACTCTTACTTCGAACCTTCTCTCACCGATGGCCTtcattatattaaagttagcCAAATAATTGAGGCACCAGCAGACCCCAATGAGTCTGATCAAAATACTCAAAAAGACGCAACTGAGGCCACTGAGCAGGCATTcattgctgttgcttctcAATTCTCTCTTCAGCCAGGAGCCGTTGACTCAGTCTTCCCCACGCCTGGGACACGCGCAGAACATACAATTCTGCCTCACATTGTTCTAACCGACCCGCATTTGCCATGGAATAGAAGCCCATCAATAGTACATCTTCCTCCCcacaaggacaaggaaacGGATCAAAGTCGGACAACATGGCTTGCGTTAATGGTGTTTTCGGTGGAAGAGCTTCAAATGGACAAACCTGACATTGATAATGTCATGCGCTATCTGCCTGAGAATTTAAAGCGCGAACAGAGCGAGACGGGTGCTCTGCGGATGATTGCTCGTGATATGCCCAAGTTGAATGGAGTGATAAACGCGACCGCTTTTAACAATACTTTAGATGCAAAAGAAGCGACCGAGACTACTGATGTGGTCGTATTGCCAGGCCAgctatttaaagctttattcaCCGAGCCAGGTGGCGATGCTAGCAAGCTCAATGTGGCCTCTTATAAGCACATGGCTCATGTAAGACATATAGCAACAGACGGCATGGCAAATGCTGGTTCCAAAGACGGTGATGCACTGTTCAGTATTGTCATCAGCCGTCGTACCGGTCCAATTGACTCAGATCTACCCACGTTGATGGCTGTTCACCTCTTATCCCTTGTCTTTGACGAGAATATGCCATTTTCTACAGCCAACGATCGTGTAGCTATGACTAGTCTTCATAGCTGGACCTACACCTGTCTTCCATCAAAGAATGTAGCCGGTACATCTGACCTCTTGACAAACCTAGGGCAAAATTTGAACATTCTGCGCACTGGAGACAATGTTAAGCCATTTGCCTCTGGAGACGATTCCAGAGATGTATCCCTCGCAGATATTATTGAAGCGCGGCAGGTTGAAGGATACACTCTCCTTCGCTCTCGTACAGTTACTGGCGAAGTGACCGCTGCGTTATTTCGCGGGCCTCTTGTGCCAAGGCGAGTCGAGCGTCCGTTACGAGATGGACTTACCATGCAGTCAAATTGCGGTAGTGATCTGGCTATTTTGGATAAAAAGCTTGGTCTTATGAATAAAACCTATTCGAGTGCCTGGCAGCTGGGCAAGACGCTGGCTTTGGCGGATGAACGCTTCTGCTTTGCTCTTTCTCGATTACGGAATGCAGTTCGTGGCCGTGGTTTGGACCGTTCTAAACATGAGATTCATGCTCCCTTTGGAGACGATGGATATGGACCACCCTCAAAGACAGCAGACAGCATGGTAGAACTGGTCAAAGGCCTCTGTGATATCAACGCCAACCAGCATGCATCTAGAGACCCTGAGATATCTCTCGCCCGAAACCGACGGTGCCAACAAGATGGGGAGGAGATATCCCTCAACAGCATTGATATGCTCTCACAAAACTCGACTCACATCTCAAGCCGTATATCATCTCACTCAAACGCAGAAGCTCTCATGTTTGCCACGTCAGATAAAAAGGGTGTCATGTATAACGAGCACACCATAACTGCTAGTCCCGATTACGTCTACATCTACTCTTGGATCCTCGACAAAGTGCATCTTGCCAACGTGCCTGCTCAATATCTCATACCGGATCCTTCATTCCTCCCACAGGAAACtctccgcttcttcttcatcgatgaTAATTGGATTGACGCATTGATAGATGGGGCTCTGAGTCTCGCAAACCACTGGGGACATGGGACGGATAGAGATGAGCCGCGAAATGCCATCAAGCTTGCTATTAATGAGTGTCTTCGGACCCCAGATGAGTCTCTTGGAGGCTGGCACGTTCCACTGCCTAGATACGGGCTCCTCTTACGCAGTCAACTACTTGTCCAGTTGCCAGATATTACAGTCGAAGCAGCCTTCTCAGAGACTCGAAGTGAACCGATATCAAAAAGCGGAGACGAATTTAGAGTACAAGCCCCTGAAAATACGCCTCCCAAACAACCAATATTAGTTCAGAAGCGTCTTGCTCCAGATACCATGTACTGTCTATTCGATGCCGCGCCACCAGATCTGCGCCGAGTCATCTTTAGAATGCCTCCACATCAACAGTGTTTCAAAATTGGACAGATATTGACCAACAAAAAGCTAACGGTGCCGTGGAAGAAGCTTTACACGACAACGGAGAGGCCAAGCACTGCTCAACCAGGTGATACACTTGGCTCTACTGATTTTGACCCTACCGGCAAACCAGCGCCTATTTTTGACTGGAATCTACGCACGCTTAACCCAGAGTGCTTTGCAACATTCCTCGTTGATCATGAGCgcgaaggaagagagaaggagttCTCTGATGAGGAACCAACTTCAGCGGTGCTCGGGCTGCAGCTGAGCAATCCAATCTTTGAGCTAGATATTGATGATATATCTTCTAAATAG